From a single Lolium rigidum isolate FL_2022 chromosome 7, APGP_CSIRO_Lrig_0.1, whole genome shotgun sequence genomic region:
- the LOC124674270 gene encoding putative yippee-like protein Os10g0369500, which translates to MGMLFLEYLPGPKVFKCKYCRVDSASPEDIVSKEFRGRHGRAYLFDSVVNVSLGPNEDRHLLTGLHTVNDIYCSCCQRLLGWKYAKAYSEDQKYKEGKFILEKNMMLKEGR; encoded by the exons ATGGGGATGCTGTTCCTGGAGTACCTCCCGGGGCCCAAGGTGTTCAAGTGCAAGTACTGCAGGGTTGACTCCGCCTCGCCGGAGGACATCGTCTCCAAGGAGTTCCgcggccgccacggccgcgcctacCTCTTCGATAGCGT GGTGAATGTGAGTCTTGGTCCCAACGAGGATCGCCATCTCTTGACTGGATTGCATacagtgaatgatatctactgtaGCTGCTGCCAACGGCTCCTTGGCTGGAAATAT GCGAAAGCTTACAGTGAGGACCAGAAGTACAAAGAAGGGAAATTTATATTGGAGAAGAACATGATGCTCAAAGAAGGACGTTAG